Proteins co-encoded in one Aspergillus flavus chromosome 2, complete sequence genomic window:
- a CDS encoding MFS multidrug transporter, with product MPSSQNTSCDEATSLLQETPGSPDQVYRGKKAPSDSHWITTVILLCGGAVLFDLSNNLGSVAEVAILEDIVCRDYYATTTANPILPSLERCKIDPVQTEIALLNGWRETFETIPAILLALPYGMLADKIGYRPVALLAFLGNAMSSNWSRVVFWLHPTLPTRALWLSAVWQILGGGPQVVTSLSFSAVATITPANKRTNVFSQMTAVILTTELIAPPIGAALMTINPWIPFLASSVIAAISVIWAVFFFPAIRNRTEPASTTAHEEQPARTWYALERIRQFYNQLVQNRNAALVVASFFVTLLGTHAFGVLLQYVSKRFHISYAEASYVLPLRAGTNLVSLFILLPAGTHFLDRHRGLEVISRDSIITQVNALLMLLGCLLIFLAPNLILLSIGIVIFGLGASFSVTARTLVTSLVDTASLNTTYALMSVMSSIGSLVSGPLLAAVYHQGMVMGAIWLGLPFLLAAGLYGLALIAISAVRVPSQTACSTG from the exons ATGCCTTCATCGCAGAACACCTCTTGCGATGAAGCAACAAGTCTGCTTCAAGAGACCCCAGGAAGCCCAGATCAGGTATATAGAGGCAAGAAAGCCCCATCTGACTCACACTGGATCACTACAGTTATATTGCTGTGCGGTGGAGCGGTCCTGTTCGATCTTTCAAACAATTTGGGTTCGGTCGCAGAGGTTGCGATCTTAGAAGATATAGTATGCCGGGATTATTATGCTACCACTACTGCGAACCCGATTCTTCCGAGTTTAGAAAGATGTAAGATAGACCCTGTCCAGACTGAGATTGCTCTGCTCAATGGCTGGCGAGAAACCTTCGAGACTATCCCTG CCATACTTCTTGCCTTGCCTTACGGCATGCTGGCGGACAAGATTGGTTACAGGCCAGTCGCTTTATTGGCCTTCCTGGGCAATGCCATGAGCTCCAACTGGAGTAGAGTAGTTT TTTGGCTTCATCCCACCTTACCAACCCGTGCCCTTTGGCTCTCTGCAGTGTGGCAGATCTTAGGGGGAGGGCCACAGGTCGTAACCTCATTGTCCTTTTCAGCTGTAGCCACTATCACCCCTGCGAACAAAAG AACGAATGTCTTCTCTCAAATGACCGCAGTTATTTTGACGACAGAGTTGATTGCACCCCCAATTGGTGCCGCACTCATGACAATCAACCCTTGGATACCATTCCTCGCATCCTCTGTGATTGCGGCCATCTCAGTGATCTGGGcagtcttttttttcccagCAATCCGTAATCGGACTGAGCCAGCTTCTACCACAGCTCACGAGGAGCAGCCGGCCAGAACTTGGTATGCTTTGGAGAGAATTCGGCAGTTCTATAATCAACTTGTACAGAACAGAAATGCCGCATTGGTTGTTGCCTCCTTCTTTGTGACACTTCTCGGGACCCATGCTTTTGGGGTATTGCTGCAGTACGTCTCTAAAAGGTTTCACATATCATATGCTGAG GCTTCATACGTACTGCCGCTCAGAGCTGGCACTAACCTGgtatctttatttattctgCTTCCCGCCGGGACACATTTTCTGGACCGGCATCGAGGATTAGAGGTTATCTCGAGAGACAGTATCATCACCCAGGTGAATGCGCTACTGATGCTTCTGGGGTGTTTATTGATTTTCCTCGCGCCAAACCTGATCTTGCTCAGCATTGGGATTGTAATATTTGGATTAGGCGCGTCGTTTTCTGTCACCGCGAGAACATTGGTGACTTCTCTTGTTGACACAGCATCTTTGAACACAACCTATGCACTTATGAGTGTGATGAGCTCAATCGGGTCTCTAGTATCAGGGCCCTTACTGGCAGCCGTGTATCATCAGGGGATGGTCATGGGTGCTATCTGGCTCGGTCTGCCCTTTCTACTTGCTGCAGGGCTATACGGGCTCGCTTTGATTGCTATATCTGCGGTCAGAGTACCTTCCCAGACGGCTTGTAGTACTGGATAG